A window from Chitinophaga filiformis encodes these proteins:
- a CDS encoding acyl-CoA reductase → MSSSEKVAALVRLGQYLSGNDPELQIVKDRAFQANGWFTPEFIDLSLQSICRYYLDESRLNAWLAGYAAPVSSPLEVGIVAAGNIPLVGFHDWLCGFLSGHQVRLKLSSKDTILMQHVIDKVKEWYPAYAEQTQVQDMLKNCGAYIATGSNNSARYFEYYFAKYPHIIRRNRTSVAILDGTETPAELEALADDVMLYFGLGCRNVTKIFVPENYHFEDLLKALGKYARLADHHKYKNNYDYNLALALLSNTPHIAAGNIILQESSSVFSPISVLHYSYYTDAASLGEELKTNNDLQCLVGHGFIPFGMAQQPSLSDYADGVDTMQFLTGL, encoded by the coding sequence ATGAGCAGTTCAGAAAAAGTAGCAGCCCTCGTACGTTTAGGACAATACCTGTCAGGCAATGATCCCGAGCTCCAGATAGTGAAGGACAGGGCCTTTCAGGCTAACGGTTGGTTCACGCCCGAGTTTATTGATCTTTCCTTGCAAAGCATTTGCCGTTATTACCTGGACGAATCCCGTTTAAACGCGTGGCTAGCTGGTTATGCTGCTCCTGTATCCTCCCCTCTTGAGGTAGGTATCGTTGCAGCGGGCAATATTCCGCTGGTAGGTTTCCATGACTGGCTCTGCGGCTTTCTCAGTGGCCACCAGGTACGTCTGAAGCTCTCTTCCAAAGATACGATACTTATGCAGCATGTCATTGACAAAGTCAAGGAATGGTACCCTGCCTATGCTGAGCAGACCCAGGTACAGGACATGCTGAAGAATTGCGGCGCCTACATCGCTACCGGCAGCAACAACTCTGCCCGCTATTTTGAATATTATTTTGCCAAATACCCGCATATCATCCGCAGGAACCGGACCTCCGTGGCCATCCTCGACGGCACCGAAACACCTGCCGAACTGGAAGCCCTGGCAGATGATGTCATGCTGTACTTTGGCCTGGGCTGCAGGAATGTGACCAAGATCTTTGTTCCGGAAAACTACCATTTCGAGGACCTGCTGAAGGCACTCGGAAAGTATGCCCGACTGGCAGATCATCATAAGTATAAGAACAACTATGACTATAACCTGGCCCTGGCGCTGCTCAGCAACACCCCACACATAGCGGCCGGCAATATCATTTTACAGGAATCTTCTTCCGTTTTTTCTCCCATCAGCGTTCTGCACTACAGTTACTATACCGATGCCGCTTCCCTTGGCGAAGAACTCAAAACAAACAATGATCTTCAGTGCCTTGTAGGACATGGGTTCATTCCCTTTGGAATGGCACAGCAACCTTCCCTGTCGGATTATGCTGACGGTGTCGATACTATGCAGTTCCTGACAGGATTGTAA
- a CDS encoding 4Fe-4S dicluster domain-containing protein, which translates to MAIKITDECINCGACEPECPNNAIYEGGVEWAMADGTTIKGPYVLMDGSTMDADQRNAPISVDTYYIVPNKCTECQGFHEEPQCAAVCPVDCCVPDEMYQETVDELLAKKERLHI; encoded by the coding sequence ATGGCAATAAAGATAACAGACGAATGTATTAATTGTGGTGCTTGTGAACCTGAATGTCCAAATAACGCTATTTATGAGGGTGGTGTTGAATGGGCAATGGCAGATGGTACTACCATTAAAGGCCCATACGTACTGATGGATGGGAGTACAATGGATGCTGACCAGCGTAATGCGCCAATTAGTGTAGACACTTACTACATCGTTCCTAACAAGTGCACAGAATGCCAGGGCTTCCATGAAGAGCCTCAGTGTGCGGCTGTTTGCCCGGTTGACTGCTGCGTTCCTGATGAAATGTACCAGGAAACAGTAGATGAACTGCTCGCCAAGAAAGAAAGATTGCACATTTAA
- a CDS encoding D-alanine--D-alanine ligase has protein sequence MKKNIALVAGGYSGEYVISVQSAAVIEKNIDSSKYNVYKISVTRDGWNYIGADGQAVAVDRNDFTLTINGSKIKFDAVFIGIHGTPGEDGRLQGYFEMLGIPFTSCGMVTSALTFNKSYCNKVVASLGVVNVSKSVHIFRDQPFDTKEILRELKLPVFVKPAEGGSSIGMSKVNTAEELEPAIEKAFKEDVQILIEEFIKGREMTCGLYKSNGELTVLPVTEIISSKEFFDYEAKYTPGVTREVTPAEAPAEVTNLIQETAKKLYNKLNCRGIVRMDFIWEEANNRLFFLEVNTMPGQSENSLVPQQVRAAGKTLQEFYGTLIEECLRK, from the coding sequence ATGAAAAAGAACATCGCCCTGGTTGCCGGCGGATACTCCGGTGAATATGTGATTTCAGTACAGAGTGCCGCAGTAATAGAAAAGAATATTGACAGTAGCAAGTATAACGTATATAAGATCTCTGTTACCCGTGATGGTTGGAATTACATCGGCGCTGATGGCCAGGCAGTTGCAGTAGACAGGAACGATTTCACATTGACGATCAATGGCAGTAAGATAAAATTCGATGCAGTATTCATCGGTATACATGGTACGCCAGGCGAAGACGGCCGTTTGCAGGGATATTTTGAAATGCTGGGCATTCCTTTCACCAGCTGTGGGATGGTAACCTCCGCGCTGACCTTCAATAAGAGCTACTGTAATAAAGTAGTGGCTTCCCTGGGTGTTGTAAACGTTTCAAAATCAGTACATATCTTTCGTGATCAACCGTTTGATACCAAAGAGATACTCCGTGAACTGAAATTGCCGGTATTTGTTAAACCGGCAGAAGGGGGCAGCAGTATCGGCATGTCTAAGGTAAATACCGCAGAAGAGCTGGAACCGGCTATCGAAAAAGCCTTTAAAGAGGATGTACAGATCCTGATAGAAGAATTTATCAAGGGCAGGGAAATGACCTGCGGTCTATATAAATCCAATGGAGAACTGACCGTACTGCCGGTAACTGAGATCATCAGCAGCAAGGAATTCTTTGACTATGAAGCGAAATATACCCCGGGCGTAACCAGGGAGGTAACACCGGCAGAAGCGCCTGCAGAAGTGACCAACCTGATACAGGAAACAGCTAAGAAATTGTATAACAAGCTAAATTGCCGTGGAATAGTGAGAATGGATTTCATCTGGGAAGAAGCGAACAACCGCCTGTTCTTCCTGGAAGTTAACACAATGCCGGGACAATCAGAGAACAGTCTCGTACCTCAGCAGGTAAGAGCTGCCGGTAAAACTCTGCAGGAGTTTTACGGCACATTAATTGAAGAGTGCCTGAGGAAGTAA
- a CDS encoding PASTA domain-containing protein — protein sequence MFNSITKRSFGFNLLVVVGSLAVLGLLFFLLLGVITKHGDTLTVPDVYKKNIQEATMILEKEGFSVDVRDSIYVDSLPGLAVWEQTPAKGSIVKVGRTIYLTINKVIPPMVQMPDLTGLTFRSAEMTLHSLRLNVGDTIYKPDFATNTVLQQLLNGKPVKPGRDIPEGSNITLVLSSGTGNTENPAPDLIGLTFLEAKETLSASNLGLGTVLIDPSVTDTANAFVVKQTPPRRNSLNELNMVRAGETIDLWLSANRPAKDSGAAPAPPAEQPE from the coding sequence GTGTTCAATTCAATAACGAAACGCTCTTTCGGCTTTAACCTGCTGGTTGTTGTAGGAAGTCTGGCCGTTCTGGGGCTGCTTTTCTTTTTACTATTGGGAGTTATCACTAAACATGGGGACACCCTGACCGTTCCCGACGTTTATAAGAAAAATATACAGGAAGCCACCATGATCCTGGAAAAAGAAGGGTTCAGTGTGGATGTAAGGGACTCTATCTATGTAGACAGTCTGCCTGGCCTGGCCGTTTGGGAACAGACCCCTGCCAAGGGCTCCATCGTAAAAGTAGGCCGTACTATCTACCTGACTATCAATAAAGTAATACCTCCAATGGTTCAGATGCCGGACCTGACAGGCCTCACCTTCCGCAGTGCGGAAATGACCCTGCATAGTCTCAGGCTGAACGTAGGAGATACCATCTATAAACCAGACTTCGCCACCAATACCGTATTGCAGCAATTGCTGAACGGCAAACCGGTTAAACCCGGAAGGGACATTCCCGAAGGGAGCAACATCACCCTGGTACTGAGCAGTGGTACCGGCAACACCGAGAACCCTGCGCCAGACCTGATCGGGCTGACCTTCCTGGAAGCAAAGGAGACGTTGAGCGCCAGCAACCTGGGCCTGGGTACCGTACTCATAGATCCTTCTGTGACAGATACGGCCAATGCCTTTGTGGTGAAACAAACGCCTCCGCGCCGTAACAGCCTGAACGAGCTGAACATGGTAAGGGCGGGAGAGACCATCGACCTCTGGCTGTCGGCCAATCGCCCGGCTAAGGATAGCGGTGCCGCACCGGCGCCTCCGGCAGAACAACCAGAATAA
- a CDS encoding rhodanese-like domain-containing protein gives MENISVAELKKRIDSGEDLNIVDVREPHEHEDFNIGGILVPLGEIRAMQVDELEDLKDQEVIVYCRSGGRSGQAAMILETMGFQNVKNLTGGMLAWQEQFGK, from the coding sequence ATGGAAAATATAAGTGTTGCTGAACTGAAAAAACGCATTGACAGCGGGGAAGACCTGAACATTGTGGATGTAAGGGAACCACATGAGCATGAAGATTTCAATATCGGCGGCATCCTGGTGCCACTGGGCGAGATCCGCGCCATGCAGGTAGATGAGCTGGAAGACCTGAAAGATCAGGAAGTGATCGTATACTGCCGCAGTGGTGGCCGTAGCGGACAGGCAGCCATGATCCTCGAAACAATGGGCTTCCAGAACGTAAAGAACCTGACCGGCGGTATGCTGGCCTGGCAGGAGCAGTTCGGCAAGTAA
- a CDS encoding RNA polymerase sigma factor: MHDDLYTEKAILARIADGDERAFAQFFKAISPGIANVVRKVVKQEDAAHEVLQEFFIKLWLHRDKLPAVDQLNAYLKRMALNECFTWLNRQALLQQRLADIRNAGQTSVNETEAELSYRETQRIIANAVSALPTQRRQIYEMSRQEGLNATEIANILRLSPSYVRNTISAALQFIREQLKQAGKL; this comes from the coding sequence ATGCACGACGATCTATACACAGAGAAGGCTATACTGGCGCGCATTGCTGATGGCGATGAACGTGCGTTCGCACAGTTCTTTAAAGCCATCTCCCCCGGCATAGCTAATGTGGTCAGAAAGGTCGTAAAGCAGGAAGACGCCGCGCATGAAGTGTTGCAGGAGTTCTTTATCAAATTGTGGCTGCACCGCGATAAACTGCCTGCTGTAGATCAGCTGAACGCCTACCTGAAAAGAATGGCCCTCAACGAATGTTTCACCTGGCTGAACCGCCAGGCCCTGTTGCAGCAAAGACTGGCAGATATCCGGAACGCTGGTCAGACCAGCGTCAATGAAACCGAAGCGGAACTCTCTTACCGCGAAACGCAGCGCATCATCGCCAACGCCGTCAGCGCCCTGCCCACCCAACGCCGGCAGATCTATGAAATGAGCCGCCAGGAAGGGCTCAATGCCACCGAAATAGCCAATATCCTCCGGCTTTCCCCCAGCTATGTCCGGAATACCATCAGCGCCGCTCTGCAGTTCATCAGGGAACAATTAAAACAGGCCGGTAAACTTTAA